The following coding sequences lie in one Spinacia oleracea cultivar Varoflay chromosome 1, BTI_SOV_V1, whole genome shotgun sequence genomic window:
- the LOC110788396 gene encoding ankyrin repeat-containing protein ITN1-like — MAVDDLQTQLYRALCRNNNDDVIELCSKTTEGPLHYCTINNSTVLHLACYSKKYDLANKLFDDLPESLISILPERLNAWGDTILHDASTSNKGIELVKKLVQKVPELLQARNKLGESSVFRATRYGRRITFEFLAEEVNKFCELHKEFDHLYFFQRDDCTTILHMAILTRNFNMALMIAKKYPYLCGIRAQNKRTALQILACTPAAFKSGTEFGLIKELVYSLVDDQGTIEAVSVVEKIVTFILGIGCWIIPMVEEIREVKKSHKNALNLAKILIQFDSSWKHTHEPSAEVTPDIMGVIPIISDESREEGSTPSRMSPLKEGIKDGTTALVESSNRQVEYDIEGGEIPNRGATYDNDEAPLLLAARNGCIEIVKEILDKFPQAVNYLNHSQENVLHVAIKSRNLKIFQLVEQQVSPHRSLLEGVDNKNNSILHMVGCPREVLPGTKMTSPVLQLSDDLLLLEHLEEICPNYLVNHRNDQMMTADELFAMNNEQIRNEAKDWLKRTAENNTVVIILIATVSFAAAYTIPGGTDQNTGYPLLIGLPFFLVFTISDVLSLGFALTAVVVFLAILTSSYQLKDFRRSLPQKLLLGFTLLFLSVTMMMVAFAATILLMLNNKARWTKIALYIVAFFPICIFVLSYIPLYIKLAEAVYYWVKKIGKSLPRLVCVSRRARNAAFRRV, encoded by the exons ATGGCGGTTGATGATCTACAAACACAACTATACCGCGCTCTTTGCAGAAATAACAACGACGATGTGATTGAGCTTTGCAGTAAGACAACAGAAGGTCCGTTACACTATTGTACCATAAACAATTCAACCGTGTTACATTTAGCATgttactcaaaaaaatatgattTAGCAAATAAACTTTTTGATGATTTGCCTGAGAGTTTAATCAGCATATTACCTGAGAGACTGAATGCTTGGGGAGACACCATACTACACGACGCATCGACCTCGAATAAAGGAATTGAACTCGTGAAAAAGCTGGTGCAGAAAGTACCTGAATTGCTGCAGGCGCGTAACAAATTAGGCGAGTCTTCTGTGTTCAGGGCTACTCGTTATGGAAGGAGGATAACCTTTGAGTTTCTTGCAGAggaggtgaataaattctgtgAGTTACACAAAGAGTTTGACCACCTCTACTTCTTTCAGAGAGATGACTGCACTACCATTCTTCATATGGCTATCCTTACAAGAAATTTTA ATATGGCGCTTATGATAGCAAAGAAATATCCCTATCTTTGTGGTATACGAGCTCAAAATAAGAGGACTGCTCTGCAAATACTTGCATGTACTCCAGCAGCATTCAAAAGTGGAACAGAATTTGGGCTCATAAAGGAACTTGTTTACTCAT TGGTTGATGATCAAGGTACTATTGAAGCAGTGAGTGTAGTTGAGAAAATCGTTACATTCATTCTAGGCATCG GGTGCTGGATAATACCCATGGTAGAAGAAATTAGAGAGGTGAAAAAGAGCCACAAGAATGCACTAAACCTCGCCAAGATTTTGATTCAATTCGACTCTTCTTGGAAGCACACACATGAGCCTAGTGCTGAGGTAACACCTGATATAATGGGTGTTATTCCTATAATTAGTGATGAGTCTAGAGAAGAGGGTAGTACTCCTTCAAGAATGTCACCATTGAAGGAAGGAATAAAGGATGGAACGACAGCATTAGTAGAGAGCTCCAACCGACAAGTTGAGTATGACATTGAAGGCGGAGAAATTCCTAACAGAGGTGCTACTTACGACAATGACGAAGCTCCGTTGTTGTTAGCAGCTAGGAATGGGTGTATTGAGATTGTGAAAGAGATATTGGACAAGTTTCCTCAGGCAGTGAACTATCTAAATCATAGTCAAGAGAATGTGTTACATGTAGCCATCAAGAGTCGTAACTTGAAAATTTTCCAGCTTGTTGAACAACAAGTTTCCCCTCATAGAAGCTTATTAGAAGGTGttgataataaaaataactCAATCTTACACATGGTTGGATGCCCAAGGGAGGTTCTTCCTGGTACTAAGATGACAAGCCCGGTGCTTCAGTTGTCTGACGACTTGCTGTTGTTGGAG CATTTAGAAGAGATATGTCCAAATTACCTGGTGAACCACCGGAATGATCAAATGATGACTGCAGATGAACTGTTCGCCATGAACAATGAACAAATTCGTAATGAAGCCAAAGATTGGCTAAAGCGTACTGCAGAAAACAACACAGTGGTTATCATTCTCATTGCTACAGTTTCCTTTGCTGCTGCTTACACAATACCAGGAGGTACAGATCAAAATACAGGGTATCCGCTCCTAATTGGGCTGCCTTTTTTCCTAGTCTTCACCATATCAGATGTTCTTTCACTTGGTTTCGCTTTGACAGCAGTAGTCGTGTTCCTGGCTATACTCACATCGTCTTATCAGCTAAAAGACTTTCGAAGATCTCTTCCACAAAAGCTGTTGCTGGGTTTTACCCTTCTGTTCTTATCAGTGACAATGATGATGGTGGCATTTGCAGCAACTATTCTTCTCATGCTAAATAACAAAGCGCGATGGACTAAGATTGCACTTTATATTGTTGCTTTCTTTCCTATTTGTATCTTTGTGCTATCTTATATCCCTCTTTACATAAAACTTGCTGAAGCTGTGTATTACTGGGTTAAGAAGATTGGTAAGTCTCTTCCTAGGCTTGTGTGTGTTTCAAGGCGTGCACGGAATGCTGCTTTCAGGAGAGTGTGA
- the LOC110788397 gene encoding vesicle-associated membrane protein 711 gives MGILYGIVARGTVVLAEYTAASTNAATIARQILEKAPGNNDTHVSYSQDRYIFHLKRTDGLSVLCMADDSLGRRIPFAFLEDIHQRFVKTYGRAVLTAQAYAMNDEFSRVLSQQMEYYSSDPNADIINRLRGEMSQVKNVMIQNIDKVLDRGDRLELLVDKTANLQGNTSRFRKQARRFRSNVWWKNVNFVVVLIFILLIILYAVLAFICHGLALPSCLN, from the exons ATGGGGATATTGTACGGGATTGTAGCTCGAGGGACGGTGGTACTGGCGGAGTATACGGCAGCGTCTACAAACGCCGCCACGATTGCGCGTCAAATTCTGGAGAAAGCTCCCGGAAATAACGACACCCATGTGTCGTACTCTCAGGATCGCTACATTTTTCACCTTAAACGCACTGATGGTCTTTCTGTTCTTTGTATGGCCGACGATTCCCTTGGCC GTAGAATACCATTTGCATTTCTTGAAGACATACATCAAAGATTTGTGAAGACTTATGGACGTGCAGTACTAACAGCTCAAGCATATGCTATGAACGATGAATTTTCAAGAGTTCTGAGCCAGCAAATGGAATATTATTCAAGTGACCCAAATGCTGACATAATTAATCGTTTAAGAGGTGAAATGAGTCAG GTGAAAAATGTAATGATTCAGAACATTGATAAAGTGCTAGATAGAGGTGATCGTTTGGAGCTACTGGTTGATAAAACTGCCAACTTACAAGGAAACACATCTCGCTTCAGAAAGCAAGCTCGCCGTTTTAGAAGCAATGTCTGGTGGAAAAATGTTAACTTTGT GGTTGTTCTGATTTTCATTCTCTTGATCATTTTATATGCTGTGCTTGCTTTCATCTGCCATGGACTTGCACTACCAAGCTGTCTGAATTAA
- the LOC110788405 gene encoding protein transport protein SEC24 A has translation MRPFLSSGPVAGRPDGDGVRPPPPSAPGSAMPFASPRPMAGPPVPGFRPSPVVGFTDQIRPGPPPSHAPPTSNNFQQFSAPQYSGPPTNPPIRTPPVGPPNMNMASPMPPNMPPPIQRPGVPAPTPPLTFRPNSQVPPQPYAQAPPQPFAQGPPQPYAQGPPQPYAQGPPQPFAQGPPQPFNQGPPQPFAQGPPQPYAQGPPQPYAQGPPQPYGQPAYAQSPSQPGMQGFVEDFSSLSLGAVPGSMDPGLDSKALPRPLEGDVEPTVFNDMTMNCSPKYMRLTTSAIPNSQSLASRWHLPLGAVVSPLAEASEGEEVPILNFGSAGIIRCRRCRTYINPYITFTDGGRKWRCNMCALLNDVPGDYVAPLDATGRRIDADQRPELIRGSIEFVAPTEYMVRAPMPPLYFFLIDVSVSAVRSGMLEVVAQTIKSCLDEIPGYPRTQIGFITFDSTIHFYNMKSTLTQPQMMVVSDVDDIFVPLPDDLLVNLSESRNVVESFLDSLPSMFQDTVNVESAFGPALKAAYMVMSQLGGKLLIFQNTLPSIGLGRLRLRGEDPRVYGTDKEASLRVPEDPFYKQMAAECTKYQIGINVYAFSDKYTDIASLGTLSKYTGGQVYYYPSFRSTIHADKLRHELARDLTRETAWEAVMRIRCGKGVKFNSYHGNFMLRSTDLIALPAVDCDKAFAMQLGLEETLLTTQTVYFQVALLYTASCGERRIRVHTAAAPVVSDLGEMYRRADTGAIVSVLSRLAIEKTLSSKLEDARSYLQMKIVKSLKEYRNLYAVQHRLAGRMIYPESLKYLPSYGLALSKSMPLRGGHADALLDERCAVGSTMMTLPVKSLLKFLYPSLIRVDEFLLKASSPDADLKNVEKRLPLTAESLDARGVFILDDGLRFVIWIGRMFPPELAASLNIDFASDLSQVNGSNNEMSRRLMGLLKKLRESDPAYYQFCHLVRQGEQPKEGFYVLSNLIEDQTAGTNGYVDWIAQIHRQVQQNA, from the exons ATGCGTCCCTTTTTATCGTCCGGTCCCGTTGCCGGTAGACCAGATGGCGATGGTGTTAGACCTCCGCCACCCTCGGCACCTGGCAGCGCAATGCCATTCGCATCACCCCGCCCTATGGCAGGACCTCCAGTCCCTGGATTTAGGCCTTCACCGGTTGTTGGTTTTACTGATCAAATTAGACCAGGACCACCTCCATCACATGCTCCGCCCACATCAAACAATTTTCAGCAGTTTTCAGCTCCGCAATATTCGGGGCCTCCGACGAATCCTCCTATACGTACACCTCCTGTTGGACCACCTAACATGAACATGGCCTCTCCTATGCCACCTAATATGCCTCCACCGATCCAACGACCTGGTGTTCCAGCTCCAACACCACCCCTTACCTTCCGCCCTAATTCCCAGGTTCCTCCGCAACCTTATGCTCAGGCTCCTCCGCAACCTTTTGCTCAGGGTCCGCCACAACCTTATGCTCAGGGTCCTCCGCAACCTTATGCTCAGGGTCCTCCGCAACCTTTTGCTCAGGGTCCTCCGCAACCCTTTAATCAGGGTCCTCCGCAACCTTTTGCTCAGGGTCCTCCTCAACCTTATGCTCAGGGTCCTCCTCAACCTTATGCTCAGGGTCCTCCTCAACCTTATGGTCAGCCTGCCTACGCCCAGTCTCCCTCACAACCTGGTATGCAGGGTTTTGTAGAGGATTTCAGCTCTCTGTCTTTGGGAGCCGTTCCTGGGTCAATGGATCCTGGACTTGATTCTAAAGCGTTGCCAAGGCCATTGGAGGGGGATGTGGAGCCAACTGTCTTCAATGATATGACAATGAATTGTAGCCCTAAATACATGCGCCTTACTACTAGTGCTATACCAAATTCCCAGTCACTTGCATCAAGGTGGCATTTACCACTTGGAGCAGTTGTTTCTCCACTTGCTGAAGCTTCTGAAGGG GAGGAAGTGCCCATATTAAATTTTGGTTCAGCAGGTATTATTCGCTGTAGAAGATGTCGCACATATATAAATCCTTATATCACGTTCACAGATGGTGGAAGAAAGTGGCGGTGCAACATGTGCGCGCTGCTTAATGATG TCCCTGGTGATTATGTTGCTCCCCTAGATGCCACTGGCAGAAGGATTGATGCAGACCAACGACCTGAACTTATCAGGGGTAGCATAGAATTTGTTGCACCAACTGAATATATGGTGCGAGCGCCTATGCCGCCTCTGTACTTTTTCCTCATTGATGTGTCAGTTTCGGCGGTTAGGAGTGGCATGCTCGAG GTTGTGGCTCAGACTATTAAGTCTTGTCTGGATGAAATACCTGGGTACCCTCGAACACAAATTGGATTTATAACATTTGACAGCACCATACACTTCTACAATATGAAG TCAACTTTGACGCAGCCTCAAATGATGGTAGTATCAGATGTGGATGATATATTTGTCCCTTTACCAGATGATCTCCTTGTGAACCTTTCCGAATCAAGAAATGTGGTGGAATCGTTCTTAGATAGTTTACCATCCATGTTTCAAGACACTGTGAATGTAGAATCTGCTTTTGGTCCAGCTCTTAAAGCTGCATACATGGTCATG AGTCAACTTGGGGGTAAACTCTTGATTTTCCAAAATACATTGCCTTCTATTGGATTAGGTCGGTTGAGATTACGAGGTGAGGACCCTCGGGTATATGGAACTGATAAAGAAGCTTCTTTGAGAGTACCAGAAGATCCATTCTATAAGCAAATGGCAGCTGAATGTACAAAGTACCAGATAGGAATTAACGTCTACGCGTTCAGTGACAAGTACACAGATATAGCTTCATTAG GAACACTTTCCAAGTACACTGGTGGCCAAGTGTACTACTACCCCAGTTTCAGGTCAACCATTCACGCCGACAAATTGAGACATGAATTGGCGAGAGACCTCACCAGGGAGACTGCTTGGGAGGCTGTTATGCGCATTAGATGTGGGAAAG GTGTAAAGTTCAATTCTTATCATGGCAACTTCATGTTGAGGTCCACTGATTTGATAGCACTTCCTGCTGTGGACTGTGATAAAGCTTTTGCCATGCAGTTAGGCCTGGAAGAGACATTACTGACAACTCAGACTGTGTACTTCCAAGTTGCGTTGCT ATATACGGCATCATGTGGAGAAAGACGTATTAGAGTACACACAGCTGCTGCACCAGTGGTTTCTGATCTAGGAGAGATGTATCGTAGAGCTGATACTGGTGCCATAGTTTCAGTGCTTAGCCGGCTAG CAATTGAGAAAACTTTATCCAGTAAGCTGGAAGATGCAAGGTCTTATTTGCAAATGAAGATTGTCAAGTCCCTAAAAGAATACCGTAACTTGTATGCGGTACAACATCGGTTGGCTGGAAGGATGATTTATCCAGAATCATTGAAGTATTTGCCTTCGTATGGTTTAGCACTTTCTAAATCAATGCCTCTTCGTGGAGGGCATGCAGATGCTCTACTAGATGAGCGCTGTGCAGTTGGGTCAACAATGATGACTTTGCCTGTTAAAAGTCTGTTAAAGTTTTTGTATCCTAGCTTGATTCGTGTGGATGAGTTTCTATTAAAG GCATCTTCTCCGGACGCAGATCTCAAGAATGTTGAAAAACGCCTACCTCTAACGGCAGAAAGCTTAGATGCCAGAGGCGTTTTTATTCTTGATGATGGGTTACGCTTTGTCATTTGGATTGGAAGAATGTTTCCTCCTGAGTTGGCTGCGAGTTTGAATATAGATTTTGCCTCCGATCTTTCACAG GTTAATGGAAGTAATAATGAAATGTCAAGGAGGCTAATGGGGCTACTTAAGAAACTGAGAGAAAGTGATCCTGCTTATTATCAGTTTTGCCATCTTGTAAGACAAGGTGAACAACCCAAAGAAGGGTTTTATGTTCTGTCGAATCTTATTGAGGATCAGACAGCTGGTACAAATGGCTATGTTGACTGGATTGCACAAATCCACCGGCAGGTCCAGCAAAATGCATAA